One region of Candidatus Bathyarchaeia archaeon genomic DNA includes:
- a CDS encoding GTPase: MPTNLPVVAKKKWNEASLARTPQEKVEKLEEFLSLIPKHKGTEKLRAQVKRQISTLHKELEEKRRRRAGRGGPRFFFEKEGAAQIIILGPTKVGRSSLLTSVTNAKTDVSDYPFTTREPVPGMLQFEDLQFQLVEAPALIKGAAGSSSGGLQTLGLARNADGIILMVDLSEDTTQQLTTILEELEKARILTQKPRARVEIERKHVGAGLRIIMFGKLLDCNLRDVENLLKGYRIVDATVKIYGKATLDDVEDAIFESTIYRPAIVVANKADLPEAEGALQQLKQFVGNTLPIVPVSCRTGTGLEKLGAEVFKALDIIRVYTKEPNDREPSSNPFILKSGSTVASLARQIHSDFIERFAYARVWAKRLTFSPQKVGPSFPLKDKDSVELRTR; the protein is encoded by the coding sequence ATGCCCACCAATCTGCCTGTTGTTGCTAAGAAGAAATGGAATGAGGCTTCACTAGCCAGAACGCCACAGGAAAAAGTGGAGAAGCTAGAGGAGTTTCTCAGCCTAATTCCAAAGCACAAGGGAACAGAGAAGCTTCGAGCACAAGTGAAGCGCCAGATTTCAACTTTGCACAAAGAACTTGAGGAAAAAAGACGTCGAAGAGCTGGGCGAGGTGGGCCGCGATTTTTCTTTGAAAAAGAAGGCGCAGCACAGATCATTATTCTAGGCCCTACCAAGGTAGGCCGAAGCAGTCTACTAACTTCTGTGACTAACGCCAAGACCGATGTATCTGACTACCCCTTCACCACTCGTGAACCTGTGCCAGGCATGCTGCAATTTGAAGACCTCCAGTTTCAGCTGGTGGAAGCTCCAGCGCTGATTAAAGGTGCAGCAGGCAGCAGCTCAGGCGGACTTCAAACACTTGGGCTGGCCAGAAACGCCGATGGAATCATACTTATGGTCGACTTGTCTGAAGACACGACCCAACAGTTGACGACAATTCTGGAAGAACTCGAGAAAGCTCGCATTTTGACTCAGAAACCACGTGCTAGGGTCGAGATTGAGCGAAAACACGTCGGTGCCGGACTACGCATCATCATGTTCGGAAAGTTGCTAGACTGCAACCTCCGCGATGTTGAAAACCTGCTCAAAGGGTATCGAATCGTTGACGCGACCGTCAAGATTTATGGCAAAGCAACACTTGATGATGTTGAAGATGCCATTTTCGAGAGCACCATTTACAGACCTGCAATCGTGGTTGCCAATAAAGCGGACTTGCCCGAGGCAGAAGGCGCGTTGCAGCAGTTGAAGCAGTTCGTGGGCAATACGTTGCCGATAGTGCCGGTTTCATGTCGCACAGGAACGGGATTGGAAAAACTAGGAGCAGAAGTCTTCAAGGCACTGGACATAATCAGAGTTTATACTAAAGAGCCAAACGATCGTGAACCTTCGAGTAACCCGTTCATTTTGAAGAGTGGCTCAACTGTAGCTAGTTTAGCCAGGCAGATTCACAGCGACTTTATCGAGAGATTCGCGTACGCTCGAGTTTGGGCAAAAAGGCTCACATTCAGTCCGCAGAAGGTTGGCCCATCGTTCCCACTGAAAGACAAAGACAGCGTGGAGCTACGCACAAGATAG